GCCGGTTTGTTGTGATGCTGGTGGGAGTTTCCTCTCGCCGTAGAGACGTGTTTAAAATAGACGTTGCTGCTAGCTTGCGGCTTGCGCGATGCAAAAGATGGCCATTCGTATGAGATGTGAAACCAATCGAATATGGTCTCAATCCTGCCGGCGCTCGATGTTGAACTCCGATTGTAATAGGGATAGCCGGCATCACCTAAGTGTAGGGGGAGTGGACCTTCAAGTGCCAACGCTAGCGGTTGATTAGTCATTCGACCGAGTATTGGCTTAACAATACGATTGGAGAATCCTTTCGTGGCGACCGCTGCACTGAGTATCTGTACGAACACCGAAAAGCCGGGCACGGGACTTTTTTCGTAACTTTCGTTAATTCTTAGTGATAGAATGAATGCGTAAAATGCGATCGGTATGATGCCACGTTGCAAATTCGCAATCGCCAGTGCATTCGTACGGAGAAAGAAGCGCATTCCAGCCATCTTCGAGGACCAGTCACCCTTCATGAGGCCATGCATGCGGAAGAACACCTGTGATTCGGCGAACCTGTCCAGTGAGGTACTGATCTTCTTCACATAGCGCCTAGCCGTGTTCGGGAGGTTGCGGGTAACCATCATCATACAGGTAACCGTCGCGAACGCATCGAACATGCTGTAGTAGAGCCCGGGATCAGTGAAGTCCCACTTAGTGACATCGAACTCTCCGCCCATTTTGACCACAGCAAAGAAGTACGCAAACGTCAAGCTCAGGCCGACCTTGGTGGCGACAAACAGGGCTCGACCAAGAGCGGTCGTTATCGCTTTGAAAGAATTGTACAACGATCTTGGATTTGTTACTACAAATGCTGCCATAGCAACGCCTCCCAGCAAGGCATTCCAAGTGCTGGGACTGGTGAGATCGAAATCGGCCGGGTTCCAGCTGCCACTGGCAGCGGCCATCGAGAAGTAGGCGAGGGTGATGCCCGAGCAAACCATAATGCTGATCGAGGTGGTCAGCGATAGTCCTAGCCCAACGAAGTATGCCACTGATGCAGACAtgttgaatggaatggatagACCCGTCAGGGCGCCACCGATCATACCTAGCCAAAGACTTTTCGATTTCCAATCCCACTGCAATGGATTCCATGAGCGGGCCACTGACGAGGCACCAACGTAAGCGCCTATCAAGGCAAGAATGAAGCAAGTGATGGCGAAGGCAAATTCACCATCCGGATCGACCAGCGACACCGGTGAGTTCCCGGCGTACACGTAAGGAGTGGCATACTGTTCCTTGGGATCCATTTGATAGAAACGTCCGATATCGGGATCGTACAGTCTTGCCCTGTAGTTGTACAGCTCGATGTCCTCGTCCCATTCCTGACCTGTATAAAGATACGATATCTGACCATCGAAATCTGTACCATAGCGACGGAATATCTGCCCGTATGGTAGGTAGTCGTATGCCGCCACAACCTCTCCGTtcttcaccaccaaccggaccgATCCTTCGTGATCCGTGATCACGCTGTACAGCTGATCGTTCCGAACGAATCCAATCAACTGTTGATCCTTGTACAGGTAGCTCGTAACTCGCACATCGGGTGGTTGATCGCTAGCCAGATAGGTCATCTCCATATCTACCAACACGATACCATGCGCATCTCGGATGTAGTACTTCTCGTGGGTAACCGATCCTTCGGCATCTAGCACCTGCTTGAAGGTTCGTTCTCCTCGCACATCATACTGTAAGATTACTTTCCGTCCGTCGACCATCTCGATCTTGGACACGCGGTGCAATATGCGGTCATACTCCATGTGCTTGATGCCTTTGTGTTCCGCCTTTATCACCGCCCCATCACTGTTATGTTGCATCTCGAAAGACTGTTCCTTGCTTTGCACTCGATCGAAGCTTAGTCGATGGACCTTAGTGATCTGGTTCGTACCTTCACGATACTCCATTCGGTAACGAGTGAAGCCGGTATAAAACATTCGATGATTTCCATTCGCGTCAATCTCGTACGATTGCACATCGGCCGCCGATCGACCAAGACCCGTGGCGAAATGGTGTATCAGCACACGCACAATATCTGGTATGTGTTGGCCAAATGCCTTCAACGAATTTCTAAACTTTTCTTGTAATGCCTGCAGTGGACTATCGGCAGATGATCCCAATACACCGTGCTTTTGGAGCAATGCTTTAGCCTCCCCACATCTAGCCTTCACCATGTGGGATGCTTTGATCCAGCGTTCACATTTCCGTTCAAAGTCCTGTTCACTCACTCCTGTACGATCGGCGATCGCACGTAACAGCATGATTTCCAGTTGGTTGCTGAAGCGATGCTGCTGAACGAATTTCTTAAACAGCGATTTTATTCCAGGGCGACCGTGACACAGACTCGGATTGGTGCAGTCCGTAGTGAGGAACTCGTTCGACGTCAATGTATCCCATATTGCCTTCGAGTCCTGCTTACTTACACTCGGTATCTCTCGGGTGAAGCTCTTGTGTGTCAAGGGTGTTAGCTTATGCTCTTCCTTGCCGTGGAAGTATTTGGCTTTCATCATCTGATCATGATCGTCGTAATCATACCGATGGCCATACTCCTGCGGGAAGCTCTTGCGACTCAGCACTCCCGCCAGATGGTTCAACGGAATTCGATCCCCACAAATGTGCGGCAGCTCATCATTCCGCTCGGTGTACAGGGTTCTGTTGACTTGATTGTTCTGGAGGTAACCCGCTTGTTGCAGAGCCTCGAAACAAACTGCGGCTTGTTTGTGATTCAACAGTTCGTTGACGAAGTACTCCGGGAAAATGCCATTCCGAAGCGCTCCAACAGTCGGTTGCCAGTGTGCCGTGAAGAAGGTCTGCGATATAAGTCCCTCGTAGATGGGAGTGTATTTATCTTGTCCATAGGAATCGGTTTCCAAATAGCTGATTCTCTCACTAAGGTACGGATCATCAATTTGTACCAGAAAGCCGGGCTCGTTGTACGTGAAGTTTCGTGTGAAAGAACGATCACTACCGGGTTCGACGGTCATTGTCTCCAGAACTCCATCGGCATTGTACCGGAATGTGAACAGTGGTTCTGCGTTGGTGTCTGTACGGATAGCACTTATTTCACCGTGCCCATTGTAATCATGAATGAGTTTCAGTCTGCCCTCTTCACCGAAGCTGATCGGATATACGACCGACCTTAGCTTATCATTCTGCCATTCATAATCGATCGAGTACGTCATGTTGATCGTGTTTATGACGTAGgccttcttcagcagcagctctctctcGCCAAAGATCAGATTTTCGGTCATATGATCGTCCCCAATATACCTCGTGGACAGCTGCGAGCGATAGCGAAACCGTGGCTGGTTCTCCTGCTCGCCGTACAGCGTCTCAATAGTATCGTTTGATCTTGGCACGTCCTCGTTGCTCTCCAAAATACGATTACACTCCTCGTGGGTCAGATTAACGAGGGCTTCGCGGGCAACTTTCCCATTCGCAGCGTACACAAAGTGTATCACTCGATCGAGTTGGTCCTCGTGGTCCTTGTGCAGCGTAAAGCGAAGAGCACCTTGACGATCGTATAGGTAGTGAGTGATACCACCATCCGGTGTGCGTCGGCGAATCATACGTTGTCCACCATTCTCATAATCGTTTCGCACTTCCCACAGCTTCTGCAGCTTCAGCAGATCGTCGGACGGTTCTGGGCCGGTGTGGAAAAATGGACCATTGATAGTCATCGTGCGCGCCATCGAATGGTACAGAGGCGGAAGTTCTTGCACCACCTTCGATGCATTGTTGAACCGATATGTAGTCAGCCGATCATCATAGTTACCAACCTTCGAATACTTGGCCACCTTGTTACCTTGGTTGTCCTCCACCGTTACGCGAATGGCGCCGCCAGGATGCTCAACCACTCGGTGGTGATAGCCAGCCGAGACGGGAAACAGTGTGTTCAGCCACTTATTCAGTGGCCTGCTGGAGTAGCGCCTTCGATACTTGCCGGTAATTCCGTACATTTTCCCAGGAAGTCCCTGAATCTGCTTGCTATCCGTCGGATTGTCGCTGTAAATTGTGCGCGAATAAGGATAACCCTCGCAGGTTGCATGCAGATCATCTACCATACCAGTCAACCGCTCCGTAGCTTTATCCATCTCGACGATAAATCGCTCGTAGTAGCCAAAGAACTGGGGCTCATCTGCAGTGCGATGCACTTGAGTCCATTTCGTCTGCATAATCGGTCGTTCGATCTCATCGTACCAGATCTCGCGTACACGCACCCGGTCCGGATCTTCATACACGACCAGCTGTGTTGGCTGGCCCGATAGGTTATGGTAGGTGATCTTGATCCGCGCATCGTACATCTCGACAAACTCACTTATCTCGAACGGTCCGGTAGAGTGCAGCGTGAAGGTGCGATCGCTATTAGCCTTTTGTAGCAGGGCCTCCTGTAGCAATACACCATCCAACCAGATCGAGGCTCGCACCTCAGTGAGAACGATTAGAATTTCCCCATACGATGGGGTACATTCCGTGGACACAACGGAACAATGCAGTGGGAATGTTATCCCTCGCCAGCTGAACGATAACGCCGTTCGGGCCGGTGGAAGTAGCTTGTACACGAATCGAATGCTTAACGACGAGCAGGGCGTGTCTAATGTTCGGGAAATGGTTGCATTGCCTAACCCGTGATACGTTGCCGATCCATGTTCGATCAACCATTCGACACCGGTTCTTCGCCAAAGTTCCGGCCCGAAATGGTTGAAGCTACTGTGCCGCGGTTTTAGCTCGATCAGGCATGGCCTAGCAGCCATTTGGCGAGTGAACATGATCTTCGACTCCACAGAAAGCTCCAGCACTTCGGCGTGCTCCGAAAACATGATCGATTTTTTGCCCTGCGGATTGTAGAAGCAGTACCGGGGTAACCCGTTCGTACCCAGTATCGCCCGTAGCTCTCCCGTGATTGGCTTGTAGACGTTGATCGCTAGTGGCATTGTGAGCGGGGAAAAGCGAATGTGGTCGATATCGATTTTCGGGTGCGCCTCGGTTGGGATTACGGTGATCAGGAACGATAGCTTGGTCGCCGGTGAAAAGTGTGTCACATCGAGAATGGTTTCAATGTAACTCCAGTTCCCGATCTGATGCTTCACCTCCGCACTAGCTGCAGACAAAGTTTTCTggatcgatgatgttccgTTTTTCGTTAACACCTGAACGGTCAGAATGTCAAGCGATTGACCAACTGAAGGGGCCTGGGTCCGTATCCAGCAGGATACTACGAAAGTTGTGTTGGGTACAGCAGGTTCGAACGTACCGATAAGGTTGCTTTCGCGGTTAGTAAGCCTCAGATACCGGTTCTCTGAATCTCGCACAATAAATTTCTGATCAAACATCCACCGTTTCTGAACCCCGATGGCGTTCTTTTCATACTTCTCGAATCCATAGTAGCCAACCATTTCATCGGCCATTCGATAGGAACCGAGATCGAGCACCTGCAAACGATCTCCCTTATCCAGGATCATACGATCGAGATCGGCTTGTGATGGTCGTTGGTCGGCGGcctgctttttcttctgctcgtcCCGTAAACGAGGATCCAGCACTTCATGACCATCGGCCGCGAATGCTTTCCGCAGGgttgtgcccgtctgcagatCGATGCTCTGCTCGTACCAACCGAACTGGGTCGGTTTGCCACCGGGTAGTAGCTTAAGCTTGCGGAACACGAACCCATCTGCCGACAGTTGCAAATCTTGCACATCATACTGGTGCTCCGTCACGAGTGGTATCTGCTGAAAGGGTGCAGTTAGCGTTTGTTTAGCAAACACGGTGATACGGCTGTCGACGAAGTACTTAACCGAACGGAACTTGAGCCAGGTGCGTAGAGCAGCCGCATCCTCTTGATACGTTGTGATGATCGCTAGCTGATTGCTGGCCTGgttcatcgtttcgttctgtGGCATTGTTACTGTTTTCTGGTGATCCATGAAGAACACCTTCAATGCAGTACTCGGTCGCTGTGATTGAACGTAGGCCGGTAGGACAAGCTGAAGCTCCTTGGGATTGGGCGTACCTATATCGAACAGTGTCGCACGCGAGCTGTTCGAGACAAGCTTAAAGTGTGCCTCCGCATTCTCCTTTACGAGCCGGTAGTCACCCATTAGCTGCTTGTCAACTTTACGCATCCGGAGCGTGTCTTCGATGAGCCGTTGCTTGACCCAATTGTTCCCTTCGTTCTTTATCTGATGGCCACCGACCAGCACACCGTCCGCATTCGTTAGAAGCCCAAATTGCGACAGATCCAACGCGAACACGACGGCATCCTTGACTGTCTTGTATATACGGGCGTACTCGCGCTTCAACATGGCGACCGTGTCGTTCCACAACTTGGCCCACTCCCGGTAGTGCATGTTAGCCTTCTCGGCCTGCACCTCTTTTCTACGCTTTTCGAAAGCTTCCCGATGCGGACCGCTCGAGTTGTTCACACGCAGATGGTATTTGTTCTCATGCCAGGCGTATCCCAGATGGAACGCATCGTTCTCCTGCGTCCGCACCGTGTAGGTGAAGGTGTTCATGTTGGCCAACTCTAGTTTAACTGTATAGTAGTCACTCACTTTGGGTGCATCGGTCAAATTGAGCATCATGAACCGCACCCAGATCTCGAGTCGCGATCCAGCGAAGACCGGTGCCTTCAGGATCAGTGCTTGACGGTAGCTACTCAACATGTCCGCTATCAGACCCTTGCGCATGGAACCCTTCAATTCGTCGCTGATagcgaacgaagcaacgaaCTTGTCGATAGCAGCGAACGAGTCCCAATTCGGACTGGCCGTACACTCCATCCAGGCTGCATCGTCACGCAGCACGTAGATCCGCATGGTTTGGTCAAACGTAGCGTAGCCATGGGCGAAGGCATGGACGACAAAGTTTGTAGGTAAATTGGAACGTACCACGAAGTCACTATAGTTACCGGCTTCGGTGACCGTGAGAACATGTAGCTGCTTGGTGTCTGATATCAGGGCAAAAGCGTTGCCTGCCGCCACCGTACCTTCCAACGGGAACTCACTATGGTACGCCCGGTGTATCCAACCTTCCCCTGTGTCGCCAGTGTACTGTAGGATCGCTATGTCCTTGCTGGATTTGTACATTACCGTCACCACCATTAGTCGCTCGAGTGCGTGCACTGTGTGGCTCTTAAAGTCGGGCAATGCGATCAGTgtaatggtttggtttgtctTCGGGCCACTCTCGGCACCCAGCGGATCACGTACGTGCATCTCAAAGATCCCGTCCTTCGCGTTTGCATCCACAACGACCATATAGTCCGGACCGTAGAAGATCGAGGGCGTGTGACTGATCGAAATGTTTCGATTCAGGGCGGAAGGATCGATTACCAGATCGGTGTACTCGGCTGACCATACGACACCATTCGGGTAGACCATCCTGGATAGGCGATCCTGCTGGTCATACTCAAATTCGAACAGCTTACGATCACTCTGTGTGATGGCTCGCAATTGTGTACCGTCGGTGCCATCTGTGTAGTGGAACTGGACAGACTGCTCGTACTTGGCGGTGGTAATGGCGAAACTTGATACACGATCTTGTTCGTAGCTCAATTTGACCAACGATCCATCGTTCATGGTGATCGTGATCAACCGAATGTCGGATCCCTGCTTTACTAGCTCGTAATCATACGAAGCCGCCTGTCCGGTAGTATCGATCTCCGAGATTAGATACCAAATCGTTGCCTGCTCGTTGACCTCCGTCGGTGTCGGGCCACAAAGCGGCCAAGACGGACAAACGTTTTGCAGCTGGTAATTCTTGATCACTTTGTATTGGAGTGTCCGATTTTCGATCTTCACTTCCCACGTATCACTGGAGCGGATGTACCGGATCTTTACATCGTCGTAACCTTCGATCGCGAACGACATGTCACCGATTCGTTGAGCGTGCTCGGGCAAACGCTTCAGTATGATCCGTTGATTGTCCTTAACGAACGAATAGATATGATCCTGGCTAAAGGCGCTCATCTTGCGATCGACCATAATGTAATCGAGCGGGAAAGACCATCCACGTCCCAGCTCATTGCTGTAGTCAATATTTTTGTACTGAACATTTTTtcgcacaccgacaccgaacggGTTGCGGATATCGATCAGTGGAAGTGTCAGCTCGACTGTGCCCGAGTGTGGATTGAAGGGTTGCAGTAGCGTGCTCAGATCCAGCTGATCGTGTAGCCATAACGTATACGAACCTTGTGCGAACAGTTCCGGGATGAATCGGTTCTTCTCCGGAGTTGGTGGTGAAGACTCTTCAACTAAATCAAACTCCGATGGTGCAGGCGAGCTCGTGACAAGCTTTGGCTCCGATGTGTTCAGCTTTGTATGGATCTTGGCTAACCCGTCTGATGTCTGCAACAATACCTCTCGCTTGTTCCCAGGCGAAATCCCATTTTCTACCAATCTTATCAAACCGTACCGAATAGAGAGATCTTTAACGTGATCGTCGAGGATGTTACTAAAGTCGAATCCTAAATTTCCACGGTAGCAACGTAGTGCCAGCAATCCTTTTGGTCCTGAACCAAACAGCTCATCTATTCCGTCGCCGTTAATATCGATCGTCATGATGGTTTCTACGGTTCGATCGGTCCAGCCTCGCAGCTTGGAGAATGCCGTCGAGTAGTACACCTTCTCGAACGTATCAACGGTCTGATTGTAGCGGTACATCATCAG
The sequence above is a segment of the Anopheles darlingi chromosome 2, idAnoDarlMG_H_01, whole genome shotgun sequence genome. Coding sequences within it:
- the LOC125952280 gene encoding uncharacterized protein LOC125952280; the encoded protein is MSSETAIVESSNYKVSLHDHQIVVQVDAHDTTEVKQGLLKSILFVRINRSLLIFVQRNKEWIEVQREEVFFSVGHKTPLYPWDVFDDGWLLVRKTEGLYVYRWTDAALKIVTVFAEYHDAFGYGDPGSAFQMGKIFPADKRIGVVTRLNSTVEFRSIELTNTGKPLQTLSRPPKLGVEWTYPSSRITLIEHIDEKPQLSIALRTESELQLFRFDEQYELKLLPKVVKFPPISKDYDRIVFAKFDNTKYNDLLHFSNDGLMMYRYNQTVDTFEKVYYSTAFSKLRGWTDRTVETIMTIDINGDGIDELFGSGPKGLLALRCYRGNLGFDFSNILDDHVKDLSIRYGLIRLVENGISPGNKREVLLQTSDGLAKIHTKLNTSEPKLVTSSPAPSEFDLVEESSPPTPEKNRFIPELFAQGSYTLWLHDQLDLSTLLQPFNPHSGTVELTLPLIDIRNPFGVGVRKNVQYKNIDYSNELGRGWSFPLDYIMVDRKMSAFSQDHIYSFVKDNQRIILKRLPEHAQRIGDMSFAIEGYDDVKIRYIRSSDTWEVKIENRTLQYKVIKNYQLQNVCPSWPLCGPTPTEVNEQATIWYLISEIDTTGQAASYDYELVKQGSDIRLITITMNDGSLVKLSYEQDRVSSFAITTAKYEQSVQFHYTDGTDGTQLRAITQSDRKLFEFEYDQQDRLSRMVYPNGVVWSAEYTDLVIDPSALNRNISISHTPSIFYGPDYMVVVDANAKDGIFEMHVRDPLGAESGPKTNQTITLIALPDFKSHTVHALERLMVVTVMYKSSKDIAILQYTGDTGEGWIHRAYHSEFPLEGTVAAGNAFALISDTKQLHVLTVTEAGNYSDFVVRSNLPTNFVVHAFAHGYATFDQTMRIYVLRDDAAWMECTASPNWDSFAAIDKFVASFAISDELKGSMRKGLIADMLSSYRQALILKAPVFAGSRLEIWVRFMMLNLTDAPKVSDYYTVKLELANMNTFTYTVRTQENDAFHLGYAWHENKYHLRVNNSSGPHREAFEKRRKEVQAEKANMHYREWAKLWNDTVAMLKREYARIYKTVKDAVVFALDLSQFGLLTNADGVLVGGHQIKNEGNNWVKQRLIEDTLRMRKVDKQLMGDYRLVKENAEAHFKLVSNSSRATLFDIGTPNPKELQLVLPAYVQSQRPSTALKVFFMDHQKTVTMPQNETMNQASNQLAIITTYQEDAAALRTWLKFRSVKYFVDSRITVFAKQTLTAPFQQIPLVTEHQYDVQDLQLSADGFVFRKLKLLPGGKPTQFGWYEQSIDLQTGTTLRKAFAADGHEVLDPRLRDEQKKKQAADQRPSQADLDRMILDKGDRLQVLDLGSYRMADEMVGYYGFEKYEKNAIGVQKRWMFDQKFIVRDSENRYLRLTNRESNLIGTFEPAVPNTTFVVSCWIRTQAPSVGQSLDILTVQVLTKNGTSSIQKTLSAASAEVKHQIGNWSYIETILDVTHFSPATKLSFLITVIPTEAHPKIDIDHIRFSPLTMPLAINVYKPITGELRAILGTNGLPRYCFYNPQGKKSIMFSEHAEVLELSVESKIMFTRQMAARPCLIELKPRHSSFNHFGPELWRRTGVEWLIEHGSATYHGLGNATISRTLDTPCSSLSIRFVYKLLPPARTALSFSWRGITFPLHCSVVSTECTPSYGEILIVLTEVRASIWLDGVLLQEALLQKANSDRTFTLHSTGPFEISEFVEMYDARIKITYHNLSGQPTQLVVYEDPDRVRVREIWYDEIERPIMQTKWTQVHRTADEPQFFGYYERFIVEMDKATERLTGMVDDLHATCEGYPYSRTIYSDNPTDSKQIQGLPGKMYGITGKYRRRYSSRPLNKWLNTLFPVSAGYHHRVVEHPGGAIRVTVEDNQGNKVAKYSKVGNYDDRLTTYRFNNASKVVQELPPLYHSMARTMTINGPFFHTGPEPSDDLLKLQKLWEVRNDYENGGQRMIRRRTPDGGITHYLYDRQGALRFTLHKDHEDQLDRVIHFVYAANGKVAREALVNLTHEECNRILESNEDVPRSNDTIETLYGEQENQPRFRYRSQLSTRYIGDDHMTENLIFGERELLLKKAYVINTINMTYSIDYEWQNDKLRSVVYPISFGEEGRLKLIHDYNGHGEISAIRTDTNAEPLFTFRYNADGVLETMTVEPGSDRSFTRNFTYNEPGFLVQIDDPYLSERISYLETDSYGQDKYTPIYEGLISQTFFTAHWQPTVGALRNGIFPEYFVNELLNHKQAAVCFEALQQAGYLQNNQVNRTLYTERNDELPHICGDRIPLNHLAGVLSRKSFPQEYGHRYDYDDHDQMMKAKYFHGKEEHKLTPLTHKSFTREIPSVSKQDSKAIWDTLTSNEFLTTDCTNPSLCHGRPGIKSLFKKFVQQHRFSNQLEIMLLRAIADRTGVSEQDFERKCERWIKASHMVKARCGEAKALLQKHGVLGSSADSPLQALQEKFRNSLKAFGQHIPDIVRVLIHHFATGLGRSAADVQSYEIDANGNHRMFYTGFTRYRMEYREGTNQITKVHRLSFDRVQSKEQSFEMQHNSDGAVIKAEHKGIKHMEYDRILHRVSKIEMVDGRKVILQYDVRGERTFKQVLDAEGSVTHEKYYIRDAHGIVLVDMEMTYLASDQPPDVRVTSYLYKDQQLIGFVRNDQLYSVITDHEGSVRLVVKNGEVVAAYDYLPYGQIFRRYGTDFDGQISYLYTGQEWDEDIELYNYRARLYDPDIGRFYQMDPKEQYATPYVYAGNSPVSLVDPDGEFAFAITCFILALIGAYVGASSVARSWNPLQWDWKSKSLWLGMIGGALTGLSIPFNMSASVAYFVGLGLSLTTSISIMVCSGITLAYFSMAAASGSWNPADFDLTSPSTWNALLGGVAMAAFVVTNPRSLYNSFKAITTALGRALFVATKVGLSLTFAYFFAVVKMGGEFDVTKWDFTDPGLYYSMFDAFATVTCMMMVTRNLPNTARRYVKKISTSLDRFAESQVFFRMHGLMKGDWSSKMAGMRFFLRTNALAIANLQRGIIPIAFYAFILSLRINESYEKSPVPGFSVFVQILSAAVATKGFSNRIVKPILGRMTNQPLALALEGPLPLHLGDAGYPYYNRSSTSSAGRIETIFDWFHISYEWPSFASRKPQASSNVYFKHVSTARGNSHQHHNKPASFIQNCYRVSDPMEGMRDYVKCYSQSSIEAIHPKPHANLEASDHYWSCMPITYAGTPSISCDGERSNLLSMQLLPPAPKVFDYLDGWLLLARVAPAALREVKRLVQTVIHPPVVGTPVEQTEQQKDELEQNCQSVIRLSEVALGRWRMDWVKPLLEDVTVDVNEYLQYGRGSYSLLQERLEALGDDIVEEINLRKQTEQTFSYQQQGSSFHPSFPMRGSFDYYTLKADGHDTISYKACSYID